The proteins below are encoded in one region of Castor canadensis chromosome 6, mCasCan1.hap1v2, whole genome shotgun sequence:
- the LOC109680751 gene encoding LOW QUALITY PROTEIN: guanylate-binding protein 3-like (The sequence of the model RefSeq protein was modified relative to this genomic sequence to represent the inferred CDS: substituted 1 base at 1 genomic stop codon) encodes MPSVSTMRAPICLVENMREQLMVNSEALRILEKISQPLVVVAIVGLCRTGKSYIMNRLAGQNSGFPLGFTVRSQTKGIWMWCLPHRTKPNHTLVLLDTESLGDVEKCDTKNDSWIFALAVLLSSTFVYNSMGTINHQALEQLHYVTELTQLIRTKCSPKPDEVEDSAEFVSFFPDFVWAVRDFTLELKLDGHDITEDEYLENALKLIPGRNPXIQNSNKSRECIRYFFPVRKCFVFDWPTSDKKLLCHMENVTENQLEWNFQVQTKNFCTYIFTMGKTKTLREGIIVTGNWLGTLVKTYVDAINSGTVPCMENAVTTLAHQENTAAVQKAADHYGEQMAQRLGLPTDTLQELLDVHTTCEREAIATFMELSFKDENQEFQKRLVGTIKRKKEDFVLKNEEASIKYCQDELKKLSEPLIEGISRGAFSVPGGHSLYLEAKRKVEQDYQLVPRKGVKANEVLQSFLKSQDTIQKSILQSDKALTEGEKAIAAERTRKEAAEKEQELLRQKQKEQEEMIEAQERSFRENMAQLQEKWEMERKNILREQERMLQHKLKVQEELLIDGFKQKSEELNKEINQLQEEIEISKNKSPSIFSQFLDTLGTVFIAVLPGAGKLLGAGLKILSPHI; translated from the exons ATGCCATCTGTATCTACCATGAGGGCCCCCATTTGTCTAGTGGAAAACATGAGGGAGCAGCTGATGGTGAATTCAGAAGCCTTAAGGATTCTTGAAAAGATATCTCAACCTTTGGTAGTGGTGGCCATTGTTGGGCTGTGTCGTACAGGAAAATCCTACATCATGAATCGTCTTGCTGGACAGAACAGTG GCTTCCCCCTCGGATTCACTGTGAGGTCTCAAACCAAGGGCATCTGGATGTGGTGCCTGCCCCACCGCACCAAGCCAAACCACACACTGGTCCTTCTTGATACTGAGAGCCTGGGTGATGTGGAAAAG T GTGACACTAAGAATGACTCGTGGATCTTTGCCCTGGCCGTGCTTCTGAGCAGCACCTTTGTGTACAACAGCATGGGCACCATCAACCACCAGGCCCTGGAGCAGCTGCA ttatgtgACTGAATTAACACAGCTAATAAGGACAAAATGCAGCCCCAAACCAGATGAAGTAGAGGACTCTGCAGAGTTTGTGAGTTTCTTTCCAGACTTTGTCTGGGCTGTTCGGGATTTCACTCTGGAGCTGAAGTTAGATGGGCACGACATCACAGAAGATGAGTACTTGGAGAATGCCTTGAAGTTGATTCCAG GAaggaatccctgaattcaaaattCCAACAAATCTAGAGAATGTATCAGATATTTCTTTCCAGTCCGGAAATGCTTTGTCTTTGACTGGCCTACAAGTGATAAAAAATTGTTATGCCATATGGAAAATGTTACAGAAAATCAACTGGAATGGAATTTCCAGGTGCAAACAAAAAATTTCTGTACCTATATCTTCACCATGGGAAAGACCAAGACACTGAGAGAGGGGATCATTGTCACTGGAAATT GGCTGGGGACACTGGTGAAGACCTACGTGGATGCCATCAACAGTGGAACAGTGCCTTGCATGGAGAATGCAGTGACCACCCTGGCCCACCAAGAGAACACAGCCGCTGTGCAGAAGGCAGCCGACCACTACGGTGAGCAGATGGCGCAGAGATTGGGGCTTCCCACAGACACTCTCCAGGAGCTGCTGGACGTGCACACAACCTGTGAGAGGGAAGCCATTGCGACCTTCATGGAGCTCTCCTTCAAGGATGAAAATCAGGAGTTCCAGAAGAGACTGGTG GGCACcataaagagaaagaaggaagattttGTCCTGAAGAATGAAGAGGCATCCATCAAATACTGCCAGGATGAGCTGAAGAAGCTTTCAGAGCCCTTGATAGAAGGCATTTCCAGAGGAGCATTCTCTGTTCCTGGAGGGCATAGTCTCTACTTAGAAGCCAAGAGGAAGGTGGAGCAGGACTACCAGCTAGTGCCCAGGAAAGGAGTGAAG GCAAATGAGGTTCTCCAGAGCTTCCTGAAGTCCCAGGATACTATACAGAAATCCATCCTGCAGTCAGACAAAGCCCTCACAGAAGGAGAGAAGGCCATCGCAG CTGAGAGGACCAGGAAAGAGGCAGCTGAGAAGGAACAAGAGCTATTAAGACAAAAACAGAAGGAGCAAGAAGAAATGATAGAGGCTCAAGAGAGAAGCTTCCGTGAAAACATGGCTCAACTGCAGGAGAAGtgggaaatggaaaggaagaataTTCTGAGAGAGCAGGAAAGGATGCTGCAGCACAAGCTGAAG GTGCAAGAAGAACTTCTTATTGATGGATTTAAACAGAAATCTGAGGaattaaataaagagataaatcaaCTACAAGAAGAGAttgaaataagtaaaaacaagAGCCCCTCAATATTTTCACAGTTCCTTGATACACTTGGCActgtatttattgcagtactaccTGGGGCTGGTAAATTACTTGGTGCAGGATTGAAAATACTCAGTCCACATATATAA